A region of Nitrospinota bacterium DNA encodes the following proteins:
- the nth gene encoding endonuclease III → MKDKDISKIIEILKKELNKWKLPIVTEVAEKKKDPFRILISCVLSLRTKDDTTRGAAMRLFELADNPEDMLRLKKKIIEKAIYPVGFYRNKAENILEICGALINKYHSKIPDEIDELLKLKGVGRKTANLVVTLGYNKPGICVDTHVHRISNRFGYVKTKTPEETERALRKKLPKRYWIIYNDLLVTHGQNICKPISPMCSRCSIERYCDKIGVTKHR, encoded by the coding sequence ATGAAAGATAAAGATATAAGTAAAATTATAGAAATACTTAAAAAAGAGCTCAATAAATGGAAGCTGCCCATTGTCACTGAGGTAGCTGAAAAGAAAAAAGACCCCTTTCGTATTCTCATAAGCTGTGTATTGAGCCTACGGACAAAGGATGATACGACAAGGGGCGCGGCCATGAGGCTCTTTGAGCTTGCGGACAATCCCGAAGATATGCTCAGGCTCAAGAAGAAGATTATTGAAAAAGCGATCTATCCCGTTGGCTTTTACAGGAACAAGGCAGAAAATATTCTTGAGATTTGTGGAGCCCTCATAAACAAATATCATTCTAAAATACCGGATGAAATTGATGAGCTTTTGAAATTAAAGGGAGTGGGAAGGAAAACCGCAAATCTCGTGGTAACGCTTGGATACAATAAACCCGGGATATGCGTGGACACCCACGTTCACAGGATTTCAAATCGGTTTGGATATGTGAAGACAAAAACCCCTGAAGAGACCGAGAGGGCACTTCGGAAAAAACTTCCAAAGAGATACTGGATTATCTATAATGACCTTCTTGTTACTCATGGACAGAATATATGTAAACCCATATCTCCGATGTGTTCGAGGTGTTCTATAGAGAGGTACTGTGATAAAATCGGCGTAACAAAACATCGATAA
- a CDS encoding phosphodiester glycosidase family protein, with translation MQKRLKSILFFLILFSLFISKGNSAEILINEKGEWERLISGLEYRIIKITAEKGPSDIFSLRVNPKKLDIRILDSRDYGQKRLTVKTMAMNAGAIAVINGGFFDTDDNHLGLLIRDGKVVSPYKKRDWGIFMMKDGKPYIIHSRKYDQSKEITQAMQVGPRLISRGRIMKLKRQFSRRSAVGIDDKGWIVFLVSGKTVDGGVMSLLELAELMGLPEAKGGLGCKYALNLDGGASTQLYMKINNFRRDLPGGWAVSNGIGVFLK, from the coding sequence ATGCAAAAAAGATTAAAATCCATTCTCTTTTTTCTCATCCTGTTTTCTCTTTTCATATCGAAAGGAAACAGCGCTGAGATATTAATCAATGAAAAAGGGGAATGGGAAAGGTTAATCTCAGGACTGGAATATAGAATCATCAAAATTACAGCAGAGAAGGGCCCTTCGGATATCTTTTCACTGAGGGTTAATCCTAAAAAACTCGATATCAGAATCTTAGACAGCAGAGATTACGGTCAAAAAAGATTAACGGTTAAGACCATGGCTATGAATGCCGGTGCGATTGCAGTCATCAATGGGGGCTTCTTTGATACGGATGATAATCATTTAGGCCTCCTTATAAGGGACGGAAAAGTAGTAAGCCCTTATAAAAAAAGGGATTGGGGCATATTTATGATGAAAGATGGGAAGCCATATATCATTCACTCGAGAAAATATGATCAAAGTAAAGAGATAACCCAGGCTATGCAGGTCGGTCCCCGATTGATTTCCAGAGGAAGGATCATGAAACTCAAAAGACAATTCTCAAGAAGGTCTGCAGTAGGAATAGATGATAAAGGATGGATCGTCTTTCTTGTTTCCGGGAAAACCGTGGATGGAGGGGTAATGAGTCTCTTGGAACTCGCAGAGCTTATGGGATTACCTGAAGCCAAAGGCGGTTTGGGGTGCAAGTACGCTCTTAATCTTGATGGGGGAGCTTCTACCCAGCTTTATATGAAAATTAATAATTTTAGACGCGATCTTCCGGGTGGGTGGGCTGTATCAAACGGCATTGGAGTTTTTCTAAAATAA
- a CDS encoding FYDLN acid domain-containing protein yields the protein MKIDISKYGKKYTCFKCGCKFYDLRKPEPICPKCNANQKEMPETEFKITPAKVSKKINIHKEESEDLEEAGSINEDDFPEIDDLSDDESLNFDDLEKEGV from the coding sequence ATGAAGATTGATATATCAAAATATGGAAAGAAATATACATGCTTTAAGTGTGGATGTAAATTTTACGATTTAAGAAAACCTGAGCCCATTTGTCCAAAGTGTAATGCGAATCAAAAAGAGATGCCAGAGACTGAATTCAAGATTACACCTGCAAAGGTCTCTAAAAAGATTAATATTCATAAAGAAGAGTCAGAAGATTTAGAAGAGGCAGGTTCTATTAATGAAGATGATTTTCCTGAGATTGACGATTTATCCGATGATGAAAGCCTTAACTTTGATGATTTAGAGAAAGAAGGTGTTTGA
- a CDS encoding cytidylate kinase family protein, producing the protein MSVITVSRELGSGGGEIAKGVAQKLSYNYVDREIILEAAKSYSVPEKKLEEVFTKRPRFIERFVEDQRIYLIFIEDIILKFALKDNIVIVGSGGHISLKNISHVLKVRLTAPLPKRVETIMKSKELDKKKAEEMVMKNDKDRMSRMHYLYDIDWRDPTQYDIVINTESLTQECAIDMIINTIKREDFTPTDKSRRALEDKALTCNIKARLATHPLIIMSNIDIMTEERTVTITGSVFSGNEKSLVIETVKEIVGDNYIDNLSIVHPPQGDLF; encoded by the coding sequence ATGTCTGTCATTACCGTATCAAGAGAGCTCGGAAGCGGCGGAGGAGAGATAGCTAAAGGGGTGGCTCAAAAACTCTCCTATAATTATGTGGATAGAGAGATAATTCTGGAAGCAGCCAAAAGCTATTCTGTTCCCGAAAAAAAATTGGAAGAGGTCTTTACCAAGCGGCCAAGATTTATAGAACGATTTGTTGAAGATCAAAGGATTTACCTGATATTCATCGAGGATATTATTTTAAAGTTCGCCCTAAAAGACAATATTGTCATTGTAGGGAGTGGGGGACATATCAGCCTGAAAAATATAAGCCACGTTCTCAAGGTGAGATTAACTGCCCCCCTTCCCAAGAGAGTAGAGACAATTATGAAAAGTAAGGAATTGGACAAAAAAAAGGCTGAAGAAATGGTAATGAAGAATGACAAAGACCGAATGTCAAGGATGCATTATCTGTATGATATAGATTGGAGAGACCCTACTCAATATGACATTGTCATTAATACGGAGAGTTTAACTCAAGAATGTGCCATTGATATGATTATCAATACGATTAAAAGAGAGGATTTTACACCTACAGATAAGTCCAGAAGAGCTTTAGAAGATAAGGCTCTTACTTGCAATATTAAGGCAAGATTAGCAACCCATCCTCTCATAATAATGTCCAATATAGATATAATGACCGAAGAGAGAACCGTAACCATTACGGGTAGTGTTTTTAGCGGTAATGAAAAGTCCCTGGTTATTGAAACGGTTAAAGAAATCGTTGGGGATAACTATATCGATAATCTTTCCATTGTACACCCTCCCCAAGGGGATCTTTTTTAA